DNA from Deltaproteobacteria bacterium:
CGGCGGTCGCCCCTCGGCTCACGATCGGCTCATGGGTCGTCGGTTTGGTATCGCGGCCGTGGACCTCATTCTGAACGACGACTTTGGGCGCATGGTATGCTCCCTTCAAGGTGAGATCACCTCCGTTCCCCTCAAACTGTCTATAGAGAAGCTCCAGACCGTGGATGTGGCTCGATATTACGATACCGAACGTTATAACGGCCGTCGTTCGTCTCTCTTGCCTTAACATGAAGCTGAAAAAGGTCTTTAACTGCCAGCGTTGCGGGGCCTGCTGCCAGGGGCGAGGCGGTATCTATATCCACGCTGCAGACGCTGAGGAAATAGGGAAAGTTCTCGATCTAACCCCGGCGCAGTTCATCCAGCGGTACACAGAGCCTAAAGGTGAACTGCTCTCACTGAAGACAGGGCCGGATGGGTTCTGTGTTATGTACGACGCTGAAACCCGCGGGTGTCGGATTCATCGGGTTAAACCGGTCATGTGCCAGGTCTGGCCGTTCTACCCGGCTCCATTGCGCTATCCGGAGGAGTTTGAAATTGTTAAAAACAACTGCCCTGGCATTAACCGGGACACCGACTGGGCCGGCTTCGTGGCATATTATCAGGCCCATCAGGAAAGCTTTCCTTCAGCTTCAGATCTTTTCAAACCACCCGGACCCGGTAAGAGCTGAACGATTAAATGGCCGGGCGAGGATACTGTTTCCGGATTCTTAAGATATGAACAAAATAACGATAAAGGCAGACGGCAGCCTCAGCGTGCCTCATGATCCAATCATTCCCTTTATCCAAGGCGACGGGGTCGGGCCGGACATATGGGCCGCCACCCGGGTGGTTATTGACGCCGCGATCGGCAAGGCCTACGGGCGCCGGCGGCGGATCAAGTGGCTGGAAGCCCTGGCCGGGGAGAAGGCCTTTAAACATACAGGCCAGTGGCTGCCTGATGAAACCTTTGAAACTTTGAGGACTTACGTTGTGGCTATCAAAGGTCCGCTTATGACGCCGGTCGGTGAAGGAGTTCGCAGTTTAAACGTGACCCTGCGGCAGGTCCTCGATCTTTACGCCTGCATCAGGCCGATCCGGCATATTCCCGGCGTTCCCGCCCCGGTCAAGGCCCCGGAAAAGGTTGATATGGTAGTTTTTCGCGAAAACACCGAGGATGTCTATGCCGGGTTCGAGTGGGCTGCCACACGGGACGAGACCCGGCGGCTGATCAGCTTTCTGTCGCAGGAACTGGGGGTCGAGATTCCCGATCAGGCCGCCGTGGGTCTGAAGATCGCAACCGAAGCCGGGTCCAAGCGCCTGGTGAGGCGAGCCATCCGCTATGCCCTGGACAAGGGCCGCCGGAGCGTGACCCTGGTCCATAAAGGCAATATTATGAAATTCACAGAAGGGGCCTTTCGGAACTGGGGCTATGAGGCGGCGGCGGAATTTGGGGATGCAATCGTGACCGAAGCTGAAAGCAGGGAAAAATATGGCGGCCAAGTCCCGGACGGCCGGGTGCTTATTAAGGATCGTATCGCTGATGCTATGTTCCAGCAGGTCTTGCTCCGGCCGGCTGAATACGATGTTCTGGCCACCCCGAACCTGAACGGCGATTACCTTTCAGATGCCTTAGCCGCTCAGGTCGGGGGTCTCGGCCTGGCGCCCGGGGCCAATATCGGGGATAAGTACGCTATTTTCGAGGCGACTCATGGCACGGCCCCAAAGTACGCCGGTCTGGATAAGGTGAATCCGGGCTCCCTGATTCTTTCCGGGGCCTTGATGCTTGAATATTTAGGTTGGAACGAGGCAAGCGACCTGATCAGGCTGTCTCTGGCTGAAACTATCGCCGCGGGGCTGGTGACTTACGACCTTGCCCGTCAGGTTGAAGGAGCGCGGGAATTGTCTTGTTCAGAATTCGGTCAGGCCATTGTGGAGCGTCTCGAAAATTCTTAACCGCTCTGATGGGATTGACCTCATCAGG
Protein-coding regions in this window:
- a CDS encoding YkgJ family cysteine cluster protein translates to MKLKKVFNCQRCGACCQGRGGIYIHAADAEEIGKVLDLTPAQFIQRYTEPKGELLSLKTGPDGFCVMYDAETRGCRIHRVKPVMCQVWPFYPAPLRYPEEFEIVKNNCPGINRDTDWAGFVAYYQAHQESFPSASDLFKPPGPGKS
- the icd gene encoding isocitrate dehydrogenase (NADP(+)) yields the protein MNKITIKADGSLSVPHDPIIPFIQGDGVGPDIWAATRVVIDAAIGKAYGRRRRIKWLEALAGEKAFKHTGQWLPDETFETLRTYVVAIKGPLMTPVGEGVRSLNVTLRQVLDLYACIRPIRHIPGVPAPVKAPEKVDMVVFRENTEDVYAGFEWAATRDETRRLISFLSQELGVEIPDQAAVGLKIATEAGSKRLVRRAIRYALDKGRRSVTLVHKGNIMKFTEGAFRNWGYEAAAEFGDAIVTEAESREKYGGQVPDGRVLIKDRIADAMFQQVLLRPAEYDVLATPNLNGDYLSDALAAQVGGLGLAPGANIGDKYAIFEATHGTAPKYAGLDKVNPGSLILSGALMLEYLGWNEASDLIRLSLAETIAAGLVTYDLARQVEGARELSCSEFGQAIVERLENS